The sequence TGCATAATTTTCAACGTTTCTTTAGCGGAATACTTAAAACGCTTATAAGCATCTTGTTGTAACGTTGTTAAATCATAGAGTGCCCCAGGAAATTGTTTTTTCTCACTATTTTTAACCGCCGTAATTGTGACTGGCTGGCCTTTAAGTTTTTGGGCAATTTCTTTAACTATTTCAGGGTTTTTGACACTTGATTGTTTGTTTGCATTTAACCATTTGAATGTCGTGCCTTCAATCGCTAAATCAAGACCATAAAAAGGCGTTGATTTGAAACTTTGAATTTGCGTTTGGCGATGCGCAATCATTGCCAACGTTGGTGTTTGTACGCGGCCACATGAAAGTTGGGCATCATATTTTTTAGTTAACGCACGTGTTGCATTAATTCCAACTAACCAATCGGCTTCAGAACGTGCCAATGCGGCTTGATAAAGCGGCTCAAATTCCTTAGCATTACGCAACGTATTAAAGCCTTGCTTGATTGCTTGATTCGTAACTGATGAAATCCATAAGCGTTTCAACGTTTTATTTTTAAGCTTACATTTATCTAAAATTAAACGAGCAACGAGCTCTCCTTCACGCCCCGAATCAGTCGCAATAATAATTTCATTAATATCATCGCGTTCAATTAAACGTTTAACTGCATTAAACTGCGCACTTGTTTGTTTGATAACGACTGTTTTCATCTGAGGTGGGATAATTGGTAATACGTTTAAATCCCATTCCTTATATTTATTATCATATTGTTCTGGTTGTGCATTTGTCACTAAATGGCCTAATGCCCATGTCACAACATATTTTGGCCCATCAATATAATTACGATTAGTTTGAGTTGAACCCATTACACGTGCAATATCGCGTGCAACAGACGGCTTTTCAGCCAATACTAATGATTTCATAATTTTCACACCCGCTTCAGTTTTATGTTTCAGCCTTTTTTCAAGCCAAAGTCTTCCCCTATTTTATCATATCCACAGCTATTTCACACGAAAGTCTCGGTTAACAAATGTATTAATACTAAGTATTTCTCAATAGACATGCAAAAAAAATCAATCCCACGATTATACTCTTTACCGTGAGATTGACCCTGTTATTGATATTAACTTCAACGTTTTGATTCACTATTAGCAATTGTTAGTTGTCGAAAAGCAAATACAATTAGTACTAACCCTATTACAAATGTAATTGGTGTACGACTTTCTTCCCCAGTATGCGGCAAGGCTGTTTTTTCTACCTTCGCAACATTATCTACTGTACCTGGATTGGCACTTGATTCTGTGCTCACAGCTATGTTGGAATCTGTACTTGTATCAGTACTCGGTTCGGTACTTGGTTCGGTACTTGGTTCTGTACTCGGCTCTGTATTTGGTTCGGTACTTGGATTGGTACTCGGTTCGGTACTTGGTTCGGTACTCGGCTCTGTACTTGGCTCGGTACTCGGTTCTGTACTCGGTTCGGTACTTGGTTCGGTACTCGGTTCGGTACTTGGTTCAGTACTTGGTTCGGTACTTGGTTCGGTACTTGGTTCGGTACTCGGTTCGGTACTTGGTTCGGTACTTGGTTCGGTACTCGGTTCGGTACTTGGTTCGGTACTTGGTTCGGTACTTGGTTCGGTACTTGGTTCTGTACTCGGATCGGTACTTGGTTCTGTACTCGGATCGGTACTCGGTTCTGTACTTGGTTCGGTACTTGGTTCGGTACTCGGATCGGTACTTGGTTCGGTACTCGGTTCTGTACTTGGTTCTGTACTTGGTTCTGTACTTGGTTCTGTACTCGGTTCTGTACTTGGTTCGGTACTTGGTTCGGTACTTGGTTCTGTACTCGGATCGGTACCTCCGCCACCTTCAGCACCGTATTTTTCTGAGTAAGATAGGATATTATGCGACTCTTCTATGTCCGAACCGTCTACTTTAGCAAATATCTCTGCATTATTAGTGTATTGTGATTTAGATAAATCAGTTTTTGTTTTATATGTAATGTAAATTCGTTCATCGGTATCTCTCAATGGAATTTTAAAAGTCTTAGCACCAGTCCATTCAACCTTAACATCTTCATCTATCGTTGCTTCAGCTGTACTTGGACCATAAACGACACGAACTGTATCACTATTTTTCGATCCTAAAAAAGTCAAACCATCGCCTAATGTATCAATTAGATACCCATCGTTTAAAACTTTCTTTTGTTCAAACGTATTAATGTATATCTGCCATGTAAGTGTATCTTTAGGATTTTGATTGCCTAAGTATCTCCCACTTTTCGTGAGCCATGCACCCGATCCAGATCCCACATCTGGTTTGTTAATAATTATATCTTTATTAACTAAACCATTTTTAATAGTAGCTGTTCCAAAAACAACACCTTCAGCTGTTTTTAATGCAACATTTTCCATTTCAATATTATCATATCTAATTTCTGATGGGATTGTAAAAACTGCTTTATCCCCAGCAACAATGTTTGAGCCTTTTGGAATTGCAAATTCGTACGAAAGCACAAATTTTTTATCACTTTTTATTTCAGTTAAGATTTCACCATTTTTAGCCGTTGTATCCGATTTGAAATTAACATCCGTTACGATACTGTCAGTGATGTTTTTTGCACTCACACTATAATTTGGATAACTAAAAGCAAATAGTACAATCCCTATCAAAACAAATATCCTTAGCTTAAACATTCAAATTCTTCCTTTTTGGTACTATCTTAAGTTTAATTTAATAGTATCTAAAAAGATATTGAAACGTTTACTTTTTTTAATATTTATTAACTAACATTTTGATGGTTGTCTATGTGATTTTCTGTATATAGTCTATACTTAAGGTGCATGTCAAAAAATTAATGAAATTCATTGAGGTGAGTAGAATTACAAATATAATCCATCAACAATATCAAAAGAGAACTAAACAATTTTTATTGCTAACACTTATGATTACAATTATTACAACCTTAATAAGTTACTTTATAACTCCAAATCTATCCGAATTAAATCAAAACTTAGATCGAGTTTCAAATGATGCAGCTGGTTTATCTAAAGTATTTGTATACGTCGTCAATAACGGACTACATGTGCCTTTACAAATGTTCTTTTTATCATTGATACCGATACCATTCTTATACCTCTGCAATCTAATACTAACAGCCATAATACCTGGTATTCTGTTTGGTATCATGCTACATTTAAGCTTTGCTGAAAGTCTTCCGATTTTTGTTGCTAGCTTACCTCACTCCATTACAGAAATGCTTGCATATTGTATTTTAGCAGCCTTACTCTATGATATTAATAAAGTTATTCGATTAAAAGTTAAAAAATGCTTTAAAAAAACAACCGAAACTAGTTATTTCTTTAAAATATTTTTACAACTAGTTAAGGAATTCTTGATTATCGTTCTTCCTTTAATTATTCTCGCAGCTTTTTTAGAAACTTATTTTGCTGATTACATATACAGTCTCTTCAAATAGTCATATCTGCCATTACCCTCTACTGATATTTTATGTTGGTGACATCATGTCATCAGCTTTTTTTATAAAAAAAGGATTGTAGACATTAGCCTACAATCCAAATGGTTGTTAATTTTTTCAATTACACTTTTTGGCCTAAAGTCCAAATCTCCCCTAAAGAGGATGTTTTTTTTATAGCGGATCTACCGTAATCTTTTTAGTCTGTAACAAAACGATAGAAGCATCACTATTACGATTGACTAACCTATTCTATAACACCGATTTTATTATAACGATTTTAAAAACGTCTATTTTACTTGAGCTATCGTCATTTCAATACTATCGTTTTTAACTTTAGACTTTCTTTAAAGCTGTCATTGCTTGATTTAAACCCTTGTTAGCTTTGTTAACTTGTGCTTGTGTTGCTTTAGCATTGTTTAAGGTTTTTGTTGATGCTGTACGAACCTTAGCAAAACTGTTGAATGAAGCTTTTGTATAACCATTAGATGTTAATTTGTTAGCATTTGTTACCGTTGCTTTAAGTGCTGAGAAATCAACCTTTACTTCTTTCTTCAAATTCTTAGTAGCGTTATCTAATGTTTTAACTGAATTATCAATTTGAGCTTGAGTGATTAATGCTCGTGAGTTGTTTTGTGCTTCTGCTCGTACAAGTAAATCTTTTGATGCGTTACGTGCATTGTTAAATGTTGTCCATGTAGCGTTTGTGTAACCATCGTTTTTAATTGCATTTGCTTTATTCACTGCTGTTTTGAAAACTGATAATTGTAAGGGTAAAGATGGTGCAGGAATATCTACCTTAACTAAGTTTTTAACTGCTGTGTTTAAAGATTTCGAAGCATTGTCAATGTTTACTTGCGTTGTAATACCTTGTAATTTATAACCTGCATAAACGTTTCTACTAGGTTTAATAGTTTGAGTTGAACCTTTCTCATATAAAGCATCATTGGTGAAAACAACCTCATCTTTATCAGAAGCCTTTTCTTTAAGAATACCATTCATAGTAACAAGTACTTTTTCAATTGGTTGAGGTATTTGACCCGAAATATTTACTTTTACACGGTGAATAGCTGTTTTACCATCATCAAAATTGATGTCTGTTGTTCCAGATTTTGCAAAACGCTTAACATAGTTTTCACCATCTGGTTTTTCTGCAAACAATGTCACTTCTTTACCATCATCACTTTGGAAGTAAGCATAAATTGTAAGACCTACACCTTGAACCTTAACTGCTGTAGCTTTATTCGTGTGCTTGTTAACATCTGCTCGTGAAATTGAGATTGAACGTTCAACCATTGCTAATGCCTTGTTGAGACTGTACTTGTATTCGCACTAAATACCTCTACTGCACTTGCTACCTGTGGTGCTACAATCATTACCGATGTTGCTCCTGCTAAAATGGCTTTCGTTAATTTCTTATTCATAATTGTGCTATTCTCCTTCGTAATTTTTTTAAAAGAAGGTATTAATTCTATAATATAATTATATCTCTTAGTTATAATTATGTTGAATTGTTTCCAATCACATTTATTTTAAAGTATCTTATTTGCGATTTAAGCCGTTTTCTATTGAAAGCTTACTGTGCTACTTTATCTTTATGGCTTAAATTAAATCATAAAAAAACAACGGATCTCCTTTACTTTTTTATAGTTTTTAAAAGAGGGTTTTATCATTTTAAAATGGGCACTTCGAGAAATAATGGAATGTCACTCAATTTCCCATGAATCTTTCCGTCCCATATTGCCTCTTTAAACAAATGAATTTGCAAAAATTTCAACAAAGATCCATCGTATACTACTCTCTTACTCTCTTAAATTCTCTAAGATATTAGCATTTCACTAATTTCAGAAATCGTATTCTTTTGTGTTTCAATAATTAATCATATACAGAAAAAGGCTCTATAATTTATAGTGTTGGTGACGAAATATGTCGCTAACACTATTTTTACGCAAAAAAATAGAAACATATATAAATTTCCTTTAAAATAAAGTCGCTGAACCAATCCAAAGGAGGAATTATATATATCTCATACAACTCATTCTATCGCATTTTCTACAGGAATTAAAGATAAAAATATAAAATTTCCTGAAAATTGGTGTTCTCGTCAAAAAGTGAAAGGTATTGAGAGTATTTGTTATTTCGGAACGCTCACTTATAACCCAGGGCGCTGCTCTAATTGTGGCAAAACTTCTGCAAATTTTAACATCATCAAATACGGTGTTAAGACGTCGCGTATCACCTTAAATAGAACCGATAATCATCAGACGTTTCTCTTCTTAAAAAAACAGCGCTATTTCTGTAAACACTGTCAAACCACATTTTCAGCACAGACTAACTTAGTCAAAGAACACTGTTTCATTTCAAAAAATGTGATTCAAAGTATTCTCGTGGAAGGACAATCCATCCTTTCTGAAAAAGATATTGCTAAACGCTTCCGCGTTTCAACTACCACAGTATCTCGAGCATTGCACCAGTTGCAAGAACAGTTTAGACCTTCTTATCAGTCATTACCACAACATCTTTCAATGGATGAGTTCAAATCTGTGAAAAGTGCAGACAGTCAAATGAGTGTTATTTTTAGTGATTCAACAACCCATAAAATCATTGATATTTTACCCTCTCGCCGTTTAACTGTTCTTAAAAATTACTTCTCATCTTATTCTAGAACTGCCAGAAACGCAGTTTAAACAGTGGTTGTCGATATGAATGCCCCTTATTATGTCCTGGTTAAAGAGTTATTCCCGAAAGCAAAATTAATTGTTGATCGCTTCCACTTATCACAACTGATTGTTCGCTCTCTGTCTCAAACTCGTATCCAACTCATGAATCGATTTAAAACAGCTTGTCCAGAAAATCAGAAAACATATCGTAAACTCAAGCGTTATTGGAAACTTGTACTTAAGAAAGAAACTGAACTAAGCGATACGTCGTATCGCTACACGCCTTTGTTCAAATGTATGATGACCTCTCGCGGTATTATTGATTATCTGACTAACATTGATGAGTCATTCAAGGCGATCTATCGTCTTGTACAGCAACTGACAGTTGCCTTTGATCATCGTAATTTTGAAGCATACAACACCCTTATTCACCAAAAACATAGCAGCGTGTCTCACTATTTGAAAAAGAGCCTAGGGACGTTACGCAAATATTCACACGCAATCAATAATAGTTTCATCTATCGTTATTCAAACGGACACTAAGGATGAAAAGTACTCACTTTCTGATGAAACTTCCGTCCTATACTACTCTCGTACACTCATAACTTCGTTACGATATTAGCAATAACAAAAGGCTCTATAATTTATGGTGTTGGTGAGTTTTCACTGATGCCTATTTTTCCGCAAAAAAATAGCGACATTTTCAAAATCCCTGT comes from Brochothrix thermosphacta DSM 20171 = FSL F6-1036 and encodes:
- a CDS encoding stage II sporulation protein M; translated protein: MKFIEVSRITNIIHQQYQKRTKQFLLLTLMITIITTLISYFITPNLSELNQNLDRVSNDAAGLSKVFVYVVNNGLHVPLQMFFLSLIPIPFLYLCNLILTAIIPGILFGIMLHLSFAESLPIFVASLPHSITEMLAYCILAALLYDINKVIRLKVKKCFKKTTETSYFFKIFLQLVKEFLIIVLPLIILAAFLETYFADYIYSLFK
- a CDS encoding FIVAR domain-containing protein gives rise to the protein MVERSISISRADVNKHTNKATAVKVQGVGLTIYAYFQSDDGKEVTLFAEKPDGENYVKRFAKSGTTDINFDDGKTAIHRVKVNISGQIPQPIEKVLVTMNGILKEKASDKDEVVFTNDALYEKGSTQTIKPSRNVYAGYKLQGITTQVNIDNASKSLNTAVKNLVKVDIPAPSLPLQLSVFKTAVNKANAIKNDGYTNATWTTFNNARNASKDLLVRAEAQNNSRALITQAQIDNSVKTLDNATKNLKKEVKVDFSALKATVTNANKLTSNGYTKASFNSFAKVRTASTKTLNNAKATQAQVNKANKGLNQAMTALKKV
- a CDS encoding transposase family protein; its protein translation is MKGIESICYFGTLTYNPGRCSNCGKTSANFNIIKYGVKTSRITLNRTDNHQTFLFLKKQRYFCKHCQTTFSAQTNLVKEHCFISKNVIQSILVEGQSILSEKDIAKRFRVSTTTVSRALHQLQEQFRPSYQSLPQHLSMDEFKSVKSADSQMSVIFSDSTTHKIIDILPSRRLTVLKNYFSSYSRTARNAV
- a CDS encoding ISL3 family transposase; translation: MNAPYYVLVKELFPKAKLIVDRFHLSQLIVRSLSQTRIQLMNRFKTACPENQKTYRKLKRYWKLVLKKETELSDTSYRYTPLFKCMMTSRGIIDYLTNIDESFKAIYRLVQQLTVAFDHRNFEAYNTLIHQKHSSVSHYLKKSLGTLRKYSHAINNSFIYRYSNGH